Sequence from the Bremerella volcania genome:
TCGAGCGATTCGAGAACGATCGATCCGGCGCCTTCGCCGATGATCATTCCCTTTCGGTTCAAGTCAAACGGCAGGCATTGGCCGCTCAGTTCGTCCGAGCCCTTGGCGATCGGGTCTTGAAGGTACGAGTGGCAAGTGCGGGTTTCATGCACGCGGGTACCCGTCGAGCCAGCCACGATCACGTCAGCATGGCCGCGGGCGATCGTCATCATCGCTTCCCCCAGGGCCGCCCCAGCCGAAGCTTCCCGCAGCGTAATCGAGTTATTCGGGCCGCGCATGTCGTTGAAGATGGCGACGTGGCTGGCCGGCATGTTCGGCAAGTATTTGAGCAACCACAGCGGTGTGATCTCCGGCAGGCCCTTCTCGGCCCACTGCTCGAATACGAACTCGTTCGAGCCGTTGAGGCACGCGGCGGTCGCTTTGTCGAACTCTTCCGGAATGGTCATCATGTAGTCGGAACCGAAGATGACGCCCGAACGTTCTGGATCGTAGTCACCCATTGCCAGGCCGCTGTGCTGCAAGGCACGTTGCGCGGCGGCGACCCCCATTTGTATCTCGCGGCACATGACCTTCAGGTTCTTGCGGATCGACCGCATCTGGTTCTTATCGACTTCGCCAAAGTCGGAGATATTACCCGTGAAATCGAGGGCTTCGCCGGCATATGGCGAAGGTAACGCATCGGCTGGCAAGCTCTCGATCTTGCGGATCCCGGAGGTGCCCGCTTCCAAAGCTGCGGAGAAGGTGTCCAGATCCATCCCTAGGGGGCTGATCTGACCCATACCAGTAATGACGACTCGTCTCGATTGCATTCGTACGCCTATCGACACCGGGCAAACTAGGTTGTGCCTAGGGTGTTGGGGATTTTTAATGGTGACCCAAAATTTTAGGCCACTAGGGCGGCACTGTCGATGGGAGCCAGCCGCTGCCCCCACGCTGACGAAGGGCGTCCAAGTGCCGTAATGCCAATTGGATCGCTCGAATCAGAACCGCAAGCATCCCCAGTGCGAGATGCGCGGAAAGACTTCCTTGGGCCCGCGTACTTATGAAATCGGAATCTGGCAGCGGACTCTTCACGCCGATTGCCAGAATGCCACCTGTTGGGGGATTGTTAGTATCGACCGCGGCTATCCACAGCATTCGGCTGAGCCGTCGGAACTGGGGCGCCAGCGCCGGTCTTGGCGTCTCCCTTGAATTCCACGAACATCAAGCCGTCGGCACGCGGTGGGCCGGTGGGAATCAAGCTGGGAAGGCTCGGAATCTGAGCAGCCGAGGCCATGCCTGCCTGAGGCCGGGCCACGACACCGCAGCTAATCAGCAAGACTTGATCGGACGGCCAGCGGAAACGCTCGTGCAGTCGCCAACTGACCATTTGCGGAATCTGGATATCGACCGCTTGTCGCTGGACACCAGAGGTGGGGACGTCGACGTCAACGGTGACGAACTTCTCGACCTGGTCGACGCTGCACTTCAATACTGCATCGATCATGCGATCGTCCGGCGTCAGCAGCGGGCTGACTTCCATCGAGAAACCTTCCTCGATTTGGTCGGTTTGCAGTTCGTAGCCTGGGAAGGTCTGCGTTGCGCGAACACCGCGGACGAACGAACGAGGCTGAAGCATCGAGATCGTGCTCGATTGGCCGTTGTGAATCAAAAGGTCGGCTGCGTGATGTTCGCGGAAGTCGCTTCGCTGTCGCAGTTCACTTAGCAGCACAGCGGCGTTTTCCTTGCTCATCAGCCAGGCCTCGATGCCTGGCGTTTTCACGGAAACAGGCTGCATCATGCGGTAGGCAAGACGACGCCAATTGGGGCTTTTCACCGTGACCAGGCGAACGCCCAGCTTTTTGACTTCGGCTTGGCTGTCGACGAACTTGGTCACGACCTCGGTCACCACTTCCTGCATCTCAGGCGTGTGATAGACGCGAAGCGTGCTCTTGTTGGCGGAAAGCATGCCGAGGGGATCGCCGAACCAGACGTCGGTGCCTGTTTCACGCAGAATCCAGTCGATGATGGCTTGCTCCGGCTTCGCGGTGGTGGTGACGCGGCTAGTGTACGGCGTGAGATCGTAATCGCGCCACACCTGACCGGCACTATTAGGAAGTTCTTTCAGGCCGGATGTTACCTTCAACAGGCTACCTGACTTCGAGACGTTTTCGGCCTGGCGTGTCGGTGGATCGCTGGCGTAGGCGGCCGGCTGAACGGTGCTGCCAGGGCTGCTGGGAACGGCGGCTCCTGGATTTCGCCATTGAAGCGAAGTATCAGAAGCGGTCGTTGTCGAGCCACTGATCGGCATGGGCCGAGGTTCCGACTGAGCGGTTGCCACGTGGGTGGTCAATGCAACCAATAGAATGCTGAAAAGAGTGCCACGTGCCATGATTCGATCCTCCATGATCCGACGCCAATTTGGTCTCGCCGATTCCACTGGTAGCTGAGACGCTTCGTCGAAAGGTGCCGGAGTATAGAAACCACGCAGAACCGCGGCAAGGCGAATCGGCCGATCGCGCGGAATGCGTCGGCAACCCAGCGTTACAGGAGATCGTTCAGCCAGTCGTCATCGTTGTTTTTGGCCGTTTTTTGAGATGTCGACGCCGATGGAGTGCTAGCGTGCTGAGGGGAGCTGGCGGGTGCGTCTTGTATCGCGGCTTTACGTGGTTTGGCAGGTTCGTCGGCGAAGAGGTCGATATCGTCGACGTCGTACTCTTCGTCGGGAAGCGAAATATGCTTCGATGCGGTGGCGACGGCTCGGCTCGATTCGCCGACAGGCTTGGCAATCGTCTCGCTGACTCCTCTGCCCCGCCCCGGATCGCGAGCAACCTTGGTTCGCTGGTCCATGCGTTCTCGCTGAAGGCGTTCTGCTCGCTTCGGATCATTCAGTACGCCAAATCGTTGCATCAGGATGAACCAGGCGAACGCCAGGCCGGCAGCAACGATCAGCCCGACAATGGTTCCCGCCAGCGGGCCGAAAAAGATTCTTCCCGCGACCACGGCCACGAAACCCAAAAAGGCCGCGCAGAGACCCGATGCGATGAGGAAGTCTCTGGGGGTGGCCAGTTCGTGAAGCTGCTCGGCGAGCCATTTTTCCATTTTGGTTTTGGGCTCGGAATCCCTCGCGAGTGCTTCTTCGGTGAGATCCTCGAAGTAGGCTTCGAGCTTGGTGTGCCAGCCGCAGCCTTTGCAGAGGTACTCTTGGGCAGGAATCACCTTGTCGCACTTCGGGCAGTCGGTCGGCTGCGGGCGGTCATCTTCGTAGGTCTTGGTTTCGTAGCTGGGCTCGATCACCGGCGCGAGGTCGTCTTTGTCGCTCTTCGGACGAACAACCTTGGTGATGCTCAAGCATTTGGGGCAGCGGACCGTCTGGCCGATCAGACGCTCTTCGGCATTGATGCCGACACCGCAGCAAGGACAGGTAATGCGAATCATGCTCGCGTGAATCTCGGGACGGAAGTTAAATGATCCCTGCCATTGGCCCGAGGCAGGGTTTTCTATTTCCGATCATTCCCCAAAGTGAGGAAAAACGCAAGGACTTCCGCAGAGTCAGAGATGCTTTGAGGCTTACTCGGCGTACTCTTTCGCGATAACACACGCGTTGTGGCCGCCGAAACCGAAGCTGTTGCTCATGGCGTAGCTAACTTTGCGGTTCTTGGCTTCGTTGGGCGTGTAGTCGAGATCGCAGGCCGGATCTGGCTTTTCCAGATTGATGGTCGGCGGGACGATGCCCTCCTGAATGGCCTTGATACACGCGATCAGTTCGATGCCGCCGCTGGCACCTAAAGAGTGTCCCAGCGAGCTCTTCGTGCTGGAGACGGCCAGCTTGTAGGCGTGGTCGCCGTAGACCGTCTTGATGGCGGTCGTTTCGGCCTTGTCGCCTGGGGGCGTGCTCGTTCCGTGCGCGTTGATGTAGTCAATCTTTTCCGGTGCCAAGTGAGCGTCGTTCAATGCGTTCTGCATTGCCCGGGCTGCCCCGCGACCTTCTGGGTCAGGCGAGGTAATGTGGCCGCCATCGCCGCTGCAACCAAAGCCTACCAGTTCGGCCAGAATGTTCGCGCCGCGGGCCTTGGCGTGTTCGAGTTCTTCCAGGACGACCACGCCGGCCCCTTCGGCCATGACGAAACCGTCGCGATCGAGATCAAACGGACGGCTTGCCCTTTTCGGGTCGTCGTTGCGGAACGAGAGGGCCTTCATGTTCGAGAAGGCGCTGATTCCCATCGGGGTGATGCCCGCTTCGGTACCGCCCGAAATCATGACGTCCGCTTCGTCATATTGAATGGCTTTCAGAGCATCTCCCAGAGCATTGGTCGCACTGGCACAAGCCGTGGCCACCGTGTAGTTGGGGCCTCGCATGCCGTAGCGGATCGAGATGTTTCCGCCGGCGGCGTTGAGCATCAGGCGTGGAATCGTCATCGGCGAGACACGATCGGCACCCTTGGTCAGAAGCTTTTCGGTTTGCTCTTCGATGGTGGCAATGCCCCCCACGCCTGATCCCAGGATCACGCCGCAGCGGTACGAATCTTCTTGCGAGAAATCGAGGCCAGATTGAGTGACGGCGTCGATTCCCGCGACCATTCCAAACTGCGAGAAACGGTCTAGACGCTTTTGTTCCTTCGAATCGATGTACTCGTCAGGTGCCCAGTCATGAACGTCAGCGGCGAACTTCACCTTGAACCGGGAAGTATCCAGGATCTTGATTTCGTGGATACCACTCTCCCCTGCAATCAACTTGGACCAGAACTGATCAAGTTGGCAGCTAAGCGAGGAGACAATCCCCATTCCGGTAACGACAACGCGACGCTTCATGATTCTATGAACGCTAGGAGTACAAGCGGGAAGGAAGAGTTCAGCCGATTAGGAGTTCTTGGCTTCTTCCAGGTAATCGATCGCTTGACCGACCGTTTCGATCTTATCCGCGGAATCCTCTGGAATGTCGATATCAAATTCTTCTTCCAGTTCCATGACCAGCTCGACCATGTCTAGCGAGTCGGCACCCAGATCGTTCACGAACGAGCTGTCGCGGGAAACTTTTTCTTTATCAACACCCAGTTGGCTAGCAACAATCTCAATTACACGCTCTTCAACCGACACGACGTGTCCTCCGTTTTGGGGCAAGCGACCGAAAGCTCGGTCGTCTATGGTGACCTAGTTGGTTTTTTATGAAGTTTCAAGCTCAACAAGATAGATGACCCAAGTAAAACGGGTCAAGGTGGAGACCACCTTATCCATCTTAATTTTCAGGAAACACGCTCTTAGGAAAAATTTGGTGTCTAAGTCAATGTCACTAAGGTGTTTCCATTGAATGCTAGCCGGTCATGCCGCCGTCGACGGTCAGAACCTGGCCGGTGACGTAGGCGGCGTGATCGCTGGCCAGGAATAGGACCGCGTCCGCGATCTCTTCCGGCTTGCCCATCCGCTTGGCTGGAATGCGTTTCTTGACTTCGTCTTCGACTGCTGGGCCCAGGGCTTTGGTCATGTCCGATTCGATGAAGCCTGGGCAGATGGCGTTGATCGTTACCTTGCGGCCGGCCAGTTCGCGGCTCAAGCTGCGGGTAAAACCAATCATACCCGCTTTCGAGGCCGAGTAGTTCGTCTGGCCTGGGTTACCCATGATGCCGGAGACGCTGCTGATGTTGATGATCCGGCCATATCGGGCACGCATCATGTACTTCGACGCGGCTCGGCTGAACAGGAACATGCCGCGCAGGTTCGTGTTGATGACCGTATCCCATTCTTCGTCGGTCATCCGGGGAAGCAAGTTGTCGCGGGTAACGCCAGCGTTATTGACCAGGATATCGATCTTTTCCCAGTCTTCAGCAACCTTGTCGATCAGTTGCTCGACGCTTTCCCGCGACGTCACGTCGCAGGGGAAGGCTTCCGCCTCGCCGCCGGCTTCTTTAATGGCAGCGACGGTTTCGGCCAACTTGTCGGCGCTGCGGGCCACACAAGCGACCTTAGCACCGCGCTTGCCCAGTCCAATGGCGATTTGCTGACCAATCCCCTGCGAGGCACCAGTAACGATGGCGATCTTGCCAGTCAAATCAACGGGAAGTGCGGTTCGTTCAGCGTCGCTCATGAGGAAATTGCCTAATAGGTTGTATTCAAAAGAGTTAGTGGAATCGCAAAGGGGTTAGGCTTCGACGCCGGTGAACGCAACTTTGCGATTGATTCGCTTCATCAGGCCGCGAAGCACCTTGCCGGCACCGATTTCGTAAAACTCGTCGAAGCCCTGGTCCAAGAGGTAGCGCATGGATTGTTCCCAGCGAACCTGCGAGCAGACTTGTTGCTGCAAAAGCGAGCGGATCTCTTCGACGTCGTCGTGCGGTTGACCGTCGACATTGGAAATAACCGGGATCTTAGGACTCTTGAGCGTGACGTTCGCGAGCGCGGCGGTCAGCTTATCGACTGCAGGTCGCATGATTTCCGTGTGAAACGCCCCGGCGACGGCCAGGGGAATGACCTTCATGGCACCGCTCTTCTCAGCGATTTCAGCGGCTCGCTCGCAGGCATCGTTCGTGCCGGAAACGACAATATTGCCAGGGCAAAGCAAGTTGGCGATTTGTAGAATGCCATCGCCGCGGGCTTCGTCGCAGATCTTCTCGACGGCATCCTGTTCAAGTCCCAGGATGCTGACCATACCGCTTGGTACGGCATCGGAGGCGGCCTGCATGGCTTCGCCGCGTACCTGGACGACTTTCAGCGCGTCTTCAAACTCCATCACGCCAGCGAAGACCATGGCCGTATACTCGCCCAGGCTCAGTCCGGCGGTGGCTTCCGCGGAGAGAAGAACGTCTGGGGTCTGGTCCCGCAGCTGCGCAAGTGCCGCAATGCTGGTGACGAACAGGGCTGGCTGGCTATGGACGGTTGAGTCGAGCTTTTCGCTGGGGCCTTCAAAGCAGATCGAGGCCAGGTCGTAGCCCAGGATTTCGTTGGCTCGGTCGAAGTGCTCTTTCGCGGCCGGCAACGATTCGTAGAGGGATTTCCCCATTCCAACGGTTTGCGCGCCTTGTCCCGGGAACAGAAATGCGATCTTGCTCATCGCAGGGGGCCCTTCTCTCGATCAAGCTTCGAAGTCGACAGACCGCTGGCAGAGGTCTACACGTACGGATGAAATCATCCGCACGGGCATTGTCCCAGCGGTCTTGTTCGCTTGGAAGCCCAGGGGAGTGCTTATTCGGCGACTTCGCTAGTTGGCATGACGATGCGACCCTGATAGTAGCCACATTCAGGGCATACCACGTGGGTAGGAACGGCGACGCGAATGCGACGTTCGTGCAAGCAATGGGGGCAGAGAGTCAGCTCGCGGGCCTTCAGGCCATCGTGAGCGCGACGCATGCCGGTGCGGGAATTCGACTGTTTTCTCTTTGGTACTGCCATGACCGTGTTTCCAGCGAGGGTGTAGCAAAGCGTAAGTCGCTTGCTTGCCACAATTTAGTGCCCTGAAAGCCGCGGTGGATTATGCCGATCCAGCGACTGGTGGGGCGAACGTCCGATGAAAGCCTCAAAATAGATGAGGCACAATATGCAGGTGGAAACGCGAAATGATACTGGTATTCCGCAGAACCGTCAATAAGCCCTACTAATTCCCGTATTTGGGATTTTTGTTATTGACGCATCCATGCAATCGCCACAGAATAAGCATGTACTGAGACTTGATATCAACTTTATTTAAGCCGATAACACTCTCGCCTGAATTTATGTCCTACCTCAAAGAACATGTGGTCGAAACGATCTCGACCGGAGACCGTGACCGCACGCTCGTCGTCAATTGTACCGACCGTGACGGTTGCGCGTTTGTCGAAATCCGCCAGCAAAGCTTCGGTGGTCAGCGTGTGGGCTGGTTCACTCAATCCAGCGTTCAAGTATCGCCAGAATCGCTTGCCGCCCTGCGAACGGCCTTGGGTATCGCAAGTGCTTTGCCAGACATGGTTTCCGCAAAGAATCGCGAGCGTGTCACTCTTAAAGCGACCCGCACGGAACAAGATGCCATCGTGTCGGGAAGAATCGGTTCGTCGTCGGCCCCATCGCTGCGTGTCTGGCACGCGGAATCCGCTTAGATAAAAGCATTGTTGAGGCAAGTGCCTGGGTTTTGCCTGGGTGTCACCCCAACAACACTCGTGTAATCAGCCGACCCTTTGAACGCCTGGTTCAAAGGGTCGTTTGTTTTCTTGGCGGCTTAGCCAGCTTTCGAGGCGCTGCCACCCTTGGCCTGGGCGGCCACGCTTGGGTCTTTCAGGATCATCGTGAATTCGTCCACGCCTTCCTGCTCTTCCAGCAAGATTTCTTC
This genomic interval carries:
- a CDS encoding DUF5336 domain-containing protein, translating into MIRITCPCCGVGINAEERLIGQTVRCPKCLSITKVVRPKSDKDDLAPVIEPSYETKTYEDDRPQPTDCPKCDKVIPAQEYLCKGCGWHTKLEAYFEDLTEEALARDSEPKTKMEKWLAEQLHELATPRDFLIASGLCAAFLGFVAVVAGRIFFGPLAGTIVGLIVAAGLAFAWFILMQRFGVLNDPKRAERLQRERMDQRTKVARDPGRGRGVSETIAKPVGESSRAVATASKHISLPDEEYDVDDIDLFADEPAKPRKAAIQDAPASSPQHASTPSASTSQKTAKNNDDDWLNDLL
- the rpmF gene encoding 50S ribosomal protein L32 — encoded protein: MAVPKRKQSNSRTGMRRAHDGLKARELTLCPHCLHERRIRVAVPTHVVCPECGYYQGRIVMPTSEVAE
- the fabG gene encoding 3-oxoacyl-[acyl-carrier-protein] reductase, with amino-acid sequence MSDAERTALPVDLTGKIAIVTGASQGIGQQIAIGLGKRGAKVACVARSADKLAETVAAIKEAGGEAEAFPCDVTSRESVEQLIDKVAEDWEKIDILVNNAGVTRDNLLPRMTDEEWDTVINTNLRGMFLFSRAASKYMMRARYGRIINISSVSGIMGNPGQTNYSASKAGMIGFTRSLSRELAGRKVTINAICPGFIESDMTKALGPAVEDEVKKRIPAKRMGKPEEIADAVLFLASDHAAYVTGQVLTVDGGMTG
- the acpP gene encoding acyl carrier protein; translated protein: MPQNGGHVVSVEERVIEIVASQLGVDKEKVSRDSSFVNDLGADSLDMVELVMELEEEFDIDIPEDSADKIETVGQAIDYLEEAKNS
- a CDS encoding beta-ketoacyl-[acyl-carrier-protein] synthase family protein; protein product: MQSRRVVITGMGQISPLGMDLDTFSAALEAGTSGIRKIESLPADALPSPYAGEALDFTGNISDFGEVDKNQMRSIRKNLKVMCREIQMGVAAAQRALQHSGLAMGDYDPERSGVIFGSDYMMTIPEEFDKATAACLNGSNEFVFEQWAEKGLPEITPLWLLKYLPNMPASHVAIFNDMRGPNNSITLREASAGAALGEAMMTIARGHADVIVAGSTGTRVHETRTCHSYLQDPIAKGSDELSGQCLPFDLNRKGMIIGEGAGSIVLESLEHAEARGAKILGEVIGQAICTGWKADRTPDRATAIGNAMSVACRDAGIQPGDIQHINAHGLGSEQSDWDEAAGLTQFLGDHAQKVPVVALKSYFGNLGAGCGVIEVIGSLLAQQKKSLPGTLGYSTPDPKCQLKVSAEPQEITSDGVFVSLNFSPQGQASAIAIRGV
- the fabF gene encoding beta-ketoacyl-ACP synthase II; this encodes MKRRVVVTGMGIVSSLSCQLDQFWSKLIAGESGIHEIKILDTSRFKVKFAADVHDWAPDEYIDSKEQKRLDRFSQFGMVAGIDAVTQSGLDFSQEDSYRCGVILGSGVGGIATIEEQTEKLLTKGADRVSPMTIPRLMLNAAGGNISIRYGMRGPNYTVATACASATNALGDALKAIQYDEADVMISGGTEAGITPMGISAFSNMKALSFRNDDPKRASRPFDLDRDGFVMAEGAGVVVLEELEHAKARGANILAELVGFGCSGDGGHITSPDPEGRGAARAMQNALNDAHLAPEKIDYINAHGTSTPPGDKAETTAIKTVYGDHAYKLAVSSTKSSLGHSLGASGGIELIACIKAIQEGIVPPTINLEKPDPACDLDYTPNEAKNRKVSYAMSNSFGFGGHNACVIAKEYAE
- the fabD gene encoding ACP S-malonyltransferase, translating into MSKIAFLFPGQGAQTVGMGKSLYESLPAAKEHFDRANEILGYDLASICFEGPSEKLDSTVHSQPALFVTSIAALAQLRDQTPDVLLSAEATAGLSLGEYTAMVFAGVMEFEDALKVVQVRGEAMQAASDAVPSGMVSILGLEQDAVEKICDEARGDGILQIANLLCPGNIVVSGTNDACERAAEIAEKSGAMKVIPLAVAGAFHTEIMRPAVDKLTAALANVTLKSPKIPVISNVDGQPHDDVEEIRSLLQQQVCSQVRWEQSMRYLLDQGFDEFYEIGAGKVLRGLMKRINRKVAFTGVEA